A window of the Desulforapulum autotrophicum HRM2 genome harbors these coding sequences:
- a CDS encoding vWA domain-containing protein encodes MLKKCFLLLLISCLAIPVSAAERRKPVSIEGKNVLPLRVLARPRSHIYNSKDLNGGTVKENVPAFQPYYVYTRPSAEDIELQDGWYEVGSDNRGNALGWMQAKDVFEWKQTMCLAYTHPEGRKPVLMFARRGPLADLVQKDTDTRLAEVDKLYHALNTKQIPENFPIRSVEPKQAVDIASQFYLLPILSFEELEIDGREGRLLQIAAATAGGPDARQSTDISQNKDYLDEANQDVAGVGAEVFKAMKMDVVFVSDTTVSMRPYIQATLDVIRQVAQDLGSDPATAQSLRFGVWGYRDPVDKIPGIGYTTFNYTPALLPANDFVQALSKVDVTQVDSDDYAEDVFSGINDAISQTAWTQGAIRIIVLLGDAPGHEPGHKYNASGQSAQTLRAISDDASIYLYAMHVKAPRAKKYHESAEMQFMKLSANPGMQGGNAYFSMSSENIEGFKRIASDITYALTTMLRTVKQGDIGKSFSNADGPGSSPGGAQGEAAAPSEEAMLSQPSASMASATATTGTTGETAPETGTRVLPVAEESVAQEPSAQDLAFQMVKAAMVEWVGKQSGAQAPRDIVAWATDKDLVVPNIQAMEVRLLINKRQLDSLNTILKEVMAAGRRGQIGGEDFFSALQATSAAASRDPNLIKNAKTMADTGLIPEFLSGLPYKSRLMSMNNDLWMSWSVDEQDEFLNELESKIQAYQSIHDRPEGWVALSPEDDPDEHVYPVSLELLP; translated from the coding sequence ATGTTGAAAAAGTGTTTTTTGCTGTTACTCATTTCCTGTCTGGCCATTCCGGTATCTGCAGCAGAGCGGCGAAAACCTGTTTCAATAGAAGGTAAAAACGTATTACCGTTGCGGGTTCTGGCCAGACCGCGTTCTCACATATACAATAGCAAAGATCTCAACGGCGGCACGGTAAAGGAAAATGTTCCTGCGTTTCAGCCCTATTATGTATACACCCGGCCAAGCGCTGAAGACATAGAACTTCAAGACGGCTGGTATGAAGTCGGTTCTGACAACCGGGGAAATGCTCTGGGATGGATGCAGGCCAAAGACGTTTTTGAGTGGAAACAGACCATGTGTCTGGCCTATACCCACCCGGAAGGACGAAAACCGGTTCTCATGTTTGCCCGGCGCGGTCCCCTGGCCGACTTGGTTCAAAAAGATACTGACACCCGTCTGGCAGAGGTGGATAAACTATACCATGCCCTGAATACAAAACAGATACCAGAGAATTTCCCCATCCGGTCAGTAGAGCCCAAGCAGGCAGTGGATATCGCAAGCCAGTTCTATCTTCTGCCGATTTTATCCTTTGAAGAACTGGAAATAGACGGGCGAGAAGGCAGGCTTCTGCAGATCGCAGCCGCAACTGCCGGGGGGCCAGATGCCAGACAGTCCACAGATATCAGTCAGAATAAGGACTATCTGGATGAGGCCAATCAGGATGTGGCTGGGGTTGGCGCAGAGGTATTTAAGGCAATGAAGATGGACGTGGTTTTTGTTTCTGACACCACAGTTTCCATGCGTCCCTATATTCAGGCGACTTTAGATGTGATCAGGCAGGTGGCCCAGGACCTTGGGTCAGACCCGGCCACGGCCCAAAGCCTGCGTTTTGGGGTATGGGGATACCGGGATCCTGTGGACAAGATCCCAGGTATCGGTTACACTACCTTTAATTACACACCGGCGCTTTTACCTGCAAATGATTTTGTGCAGGCCCTTTCCAAGGTGGATGTGACCCAGGTGGACAGTGATGACTATGCTGAAGATGTTTTCAGCGGTATCAATGACGCCATTTCACAAACTGCCTGGACCCAGGGCGCCATAAGGATCATCGTCCTTTTGGGGGATGCGCCCGGACACGAACCCGGACACAAGTACAATGCCTCGGGGCAGTCTGCCCAGACCCTGAGGGCCATTTCAGATGATGCATCCATCTACCTGTATGCCATGCATGTAAAAGCCCCCAGAGCCAAAAAGTATCATGAATCGGCTGAGATGCAGTTCATGAAACTGAGCGCCAACCCCGGCATGCAGGGTGGGAATGCTTATTTTTCCATGAGTTCTGAGAACATTGAGGGGTTTAAACGAATCGCCTCGGACATTACCTATGCCTTGACCACCATGCTCAGGACGGTCAAGCAGGGGGATATCGGGAAAAGTTTCAGTAACGCTGACGGCCCAGGATCTTCCCCGGGCGGTGCCCAGGGTGAAGCGGCCGCCCCCAGCGAGGAAGCCATGCTCAGTCAGCCTTCAGCCTCGATGGCATCGGCAACAGCCACCACCGGAACCACAGGTGAGACCGCACCAGAAACCGGCACCAGGGTGTTGCCGGTGGCAGAGGAGAGCGTAGCCCAGGAGCCAAGTGCCCAGGATCTGGCCTTTCAGATGGTGAAGGCTGCCATGGTGGAGTGGGTGGGTAAGCAAAGCGGTGCCCAGGCCCCCAGGGATATTGTGGCCTGGGCAACGGACAAGGACCTGGTTGTGCCCAATATTCAAGCCATGGAAGTCAGGCTTTTAATCAACAAACGTCAGCTGGATTCATTAAATACCATTTTAAAAGAAGTCATGGCAGCGGGAAGAAGGGGCCAGATCGGGGGGGAGGATTTTTTCAGTGCACTCCAGGCCACATCTGCTGCTGCCTCCCGTGATCCCAACCTCATAAAGAACGCAAAAACCATGGCAGATACCGGCCTCATCCCTGAATTCCTCTCAGGTCTGCCCTATAAGAGCAGACTGA
- a CDS encoding tetratricopeptide repeat protein produces the protein MIKWVRGVTIIAALSVMVTGVFILDAEEELNQAYRAYERRDMDQAMRHARRANFSSGDNKKIIRRALKLEYAIAIRLDHHEKAMGYLDQTILLQPACGLCYLQRGDLEYRRENYTAALHDFEKGFENAASVKPVTKAYYYVRQGLSHLAVGDNKKAQADSQNALESDPGSALAFFLESKIRDKDGDIEGANGNVQEAYRLGQKKARFFSSPEGDLWLRYYADVLIRYKRSHR, from the coding sequence ATGATTAAATGGGTCCGGGGGGTGACAATTATTGCGGCACTATCGGTCATGGTCACAGGCGTTTTTATCCTGGATGCTGAAGAGGAACTTAATCAGGCATATCGGGCATATGAACGCCGGGATATGGACCAGGCCATGCGCCATGCAAGAAGGGCAAATTTTTCCAGTGGAGATAATAAAAAAATTATCAGGCGTGCACTCAAACTTGAATACGCCATTGCCATCCGACTTGACCACCATGAAAAAGCAATGGGTTACCTGGATCAGACAATTTTACTTCAGCCTGCCTGTGGCCTGTGCTATCTGCAAAGAGGTGATCTGGAGTACCGACGAGAAAATTATACCGCCGCCCTCCATGACTTTGAGAAAGGCTTTGAAAATGCAGCGTCTGTAAAACCCGTAACCAAAGCCTATTATTATGTCCGGCAGGGATTGTCTCACTTGGCGGTCGGAGATAACAAAAAAGCCCAGGCAGATTCCCAGAACGCCCTGGAGTCTGATCCAGGTTCGGCTTTGGCCTTTTTCCTGGAATCAAAAATAAGGGATAAAGATGGGGATATTGAAGGCGCTAATGGGAATGTACAGGAAGCGTATCGCCTTGGTCAGAAGAAAGCCAGGTTTTTTTCTTCTCCTGAAGGGGATCTGTGGCTGAGATACTATGCTGATGTTTTGATCCGGTATAAAAGGTCACACCGGTAA
- a CDS encoding IS4 family transposase: protein MHITSTEYQNQTINPEKLGIFGNYFSKLKVGSMLNNSGIVKTKGASPLELFTIVFNLAFIGKNFFQGVVRNKKVGVGKDAVYDFLNSPTYNWRRFTTLLSSRIYCIIKGLLDNSSEEVLIFDDSPYDRSRSKKVELLSRVYDHATHKYLKGFRLLTLGWSDGNSFLGIDFALLSSANKKNRYNEINPDIDKRTCGYQRRKEAITKSTMHLEPMVKKALKIGIRAKYLVMDSWFSMPSVISSLRKHIHIICMLKDHPKWFYEYNGKRLRLSDLYGKLKKKRGKAKVKASVLVRLPDGNKARVIFVPCDKKRGWLALLSTDITIADDEIIRLYGKRWDIEVFFKMCKQHLKLVKEIQIRNYDGLIGHTSLVMARYNILSLFQRKSVDQRSFGDLFRACNEELANITFLDALTRIMQLAMATLRKVHNLSEKIINSMLDLIMGEALVYFGLSNR from the coding sequence ATGCATATTACCTCGACAGAATATCAAAATCAAACCATAAATCCTGAAAAGCTCGGAATTTTTGGTAATTATTTTTCCAAATTAAAAGTTGGAAGCATGCTCAACAATTCAGGTATAGTCAAAACCAAAGGTGCTTCTCCCCTGGAATTGTTCACTATCGTTTTCAATCTGGCGTTTATTGGCAAAAACTTCTTCCAAGGCGTAGTGCGGAATAAAAAAGTGGGAGTCGGAAAAGATGCCGTGTATGACTTTTTAAATTCGCCCACCTATAACTGGAGACGGTTTACAACTCTTCTTAGCAGCCGAATTTATTGTATAATTAAGGGTCTTCTGGATAATTCTTCTGAAGAGGTTCTTATCTTTGATGACTCGCCATACGACAGAAGCCGTTCCAAAAAAGTGGAACTTCTTTCCCGTGTATATGATCATGCAACTCACAAATATCTAAAAGGCTTCAGGCTGCTTACTCTTGGCTGGTCAGATGGTAACAGTTTTCTCGGGATTGATTTTGCCTTGTTATCATCAGCAAACAAAAAGAATCGATACAATGAAATCAATCCAGATATTGATAAAAGAACGTGCGGTTATCAACGCCGCAAAGAAGCGATAACAAAATCCACAATGCATCTGGAACCAATGGTAAAAAAGGCCCTCAAGATTGGTATCAGGGCGAAGTATCTTGTAATGGATAGTTGGTTTTCAATGCCTTCGGTGATTTCGAGCCTTCGCAAGCATATCCACATTATCTGCATGCTTAAGGATCATCCAAAATGGTTTTACGAGTACAATGGAAAGAGACTCAGGTTAAGTGACCTTTATGGAAAATTAAAGAAAAAAAGAGGGAAGGCCAAAGTTAAGGCCAGTGTCCTTGTTCGGTTACCTGACGGGAACAAAGCCAGAGTCATATTTGTCCCCTGTGATAAAAAACGAGGATGGCTCGCCCTTTTATCAACAGATATTACCATAGCAGATGATGAAATAATAAGGCTGTACGGTAAACGCTGGGATATCGAAGTATTTTTTAAAATGTGCAAACAGCATCTAAAACTGGTTAAAGAGATCCAAATCCGGAACTATGATGGTTTGATCGGACACACTTCCCTGGTAATGGCCAGATACAATATTCTGAGTCTGTTCCAAAGGAAAAGCGTTGATCAACGATCATTTGGAGATTTATTCAGAGCCTGCAATGAAGAATTGGCCAACATAACTTTCCTTGATGCACTAACGAGGATAATGCAATTAGCCATGGCTACGTTACGAAAGGTTCATAACTTGTCTGAGAAGATCATAAATTCCATGCTCGACCTGATAATGGGTGAAGCACTTGTATATTTCGGCCTTTCCAATCGGTAA
- a CDS encoding multidrug resistance protein (efflux pump/antiporter), whose amino-acid sequence MTIEINPRKTLTFFLCIIVLLLIANIMGIIHRILFNHDYLRGLFNLFDFNTEKNIPTLYSSITLIFASIILAFITYFRWKSQKTFFSWGVLSFIFLFLSIDEISSIHERLIAPTRRFFDTSAFFYYAWIIPYGIALIIFVVSYIKFLLEVPKSIMMLFLLSGGLFVLGAIGFEMLGGWQAELYGTKGLLYSIFYTCEELLEMLGVAVFIYTLLRYILNENQLIEIILRNNVTIQLRK is encoded by the coding sequence TTGACTATTGAGATTAACCCTAGGAAAACATTGACATTCTTCCTATGTATTATTGTTTTGTTACTTATAGCTAATATTATGGGAATAATTCACAGAATATTATTTAATCATGATTATTTGCGAGGATTATTTAATCTTTTTGACTTTAATACCGAAAAAAACATCCCAACTCTTTATTCTTCAATAACATTAATCTTTGCCAGCATTATACTGGCTTTTATCACTTATTTTCGTTGGAAATCTCAAAAAACATTTTTTTCATGGGGAGTATTGTCTTTTATATTTCTATTTTTATCGATTGATGAAATATCCTCGATTCATGAAAGGCTTATTGCACCAACTAGAAGGTTCTTCGATACTTCAGCCTTTTTTTATTACGCATGGATTATACCTTATGGCATCGCTTTAATAATTTTTGTCGTTTCGTATATTAAATTTCTACTTGAAGTACCCAAAAGTATCATGATGTTATTCCTTTTGTCTGGTGGATTATTTGTTCTAGGCGCCATAGGTTTTGAAATGCTTGGTGGATGGCAAGCAGAATTATATGGTACCAAAGGGCTTCTTTATTCCATATTCTATACTTGTGAAGAGTTGCTCGAGATGCTCGGAGTTGCTGTTTTTATTTATACCCTGCTCAGGTACATTTTAAACGAAAATCAACTAATTGAAATTATCTTAAGAAATAATGTAACTATTCAGCTAAGAAAATAG
- a CDS encoding amino acid ABC transporter ATP-binding protein codes for MIEIENVSKWFGKLKVLDNVNETISKGQVVVICGPSGSGKSTLLKTLNGLEPFQEGDIRVDGISLKDPGTNFMKLRQKMGMVFQRFELYPHMKVIENITIAPIKLLNQSKSQAEQKAIELLEKVGITEQAHKYPGNLSGGQQQRVAIARALAMEPDIMLFDEPTSALDPEMIKEVLDVMVNLANSGMTMVVVTHEMGFAKEVADEIIFMDQGRIIERGTDKSFFENPESQRAKDFLEKIIH; via the coding sequence ATGATAGAAATAGAAAATGTCAGTAAATGGTTTGGCAAGCTCAAGGTCCTTGACAATGTCAACGAGACCATTAGCAAGGGTCAGGTTGTGGTTATTTGTGGTCCTTCAGGCTCCGGGAAAAGCACTCTTTTAAAAACACTCAATGGGTTGGAGCCTTTCCAGGAAGGAGATATTCGTGTGGATGGAATTTCCCTTAAAGATCCTGGAACAAATTTTATGAAGCTCAGGCAAAAAATGGGCATGGTTTTTCAAAGATTTGAACTCTATCCTCATATGAAGGTAATAGAAAATATAACCATTGCACCCATCAAACTTTTAAATCAGAGCAAATCACAGGCAGAGCAAAAGGCCATTGAACTCCTTGAAAAAGTGGGTATTACAGAACAGGCCCACAAATATCCGGGCAACCTTTCCGGGGGTCAGCAGCAAAGGGTCGCCATAGCACGGGCCCTTGCCATGGAGCCGGATATCATGCTTTTTGACGAACCCACTTCTGCCCTGGATCCTGAAATGATCAAAGAGGTCCTTGACGTTATGGTTAACCTTGCCAATTCAGGTATGACAATGGTTGTTGTAACCCATGAAATGGGATTTGCAAAGGAAGTGGCCGATGAAATCATTTTCATGGATCAAGGTCGAATTATTGAAAGAGGAACAGACAAATCCTTTTTTGAGAATCCTGAAAGCCAGCGGGCAAAAGACTTCCTGGAAAAAATCATACATTAG
- a CDS encoding amino acid ABC transporter permease, producing MNFEWQVITHNFTFLMGGLLTTCELAVIAITGGLFLGILLGMARLSTIKAIYYPATLFINLMRTQPLILVIFWLYFLMPLILGKPIGDFTSASIAFILFEASYFAEIIRAGIQSIPKGQAEAAYSSGFTYWQTMRYFIIPQALKNMLPSLITQGVVVFQDTSLAYVIGLREFLRSANVVDAREMRSFELYLFVGLVYLLVCFSISRIGKRMELKRGIA from the coding sequence ATGAATTTTGAATGGCAAGTTATCACCCATAATTTCACCTTCTTGATGGGTGGTCTTCTCACCACCTGTGAGTTGGCAGTCATTGCAATTACAGGCGGGCTTTTCCTTGGTATTCTGTTGGGTATGGCCCGGTTGAGCACCATCAAGGCCATTTATTACCCCGCAACTTTGTTTATTAACCTCATGCGAACCCAGCCGCTTATCCTTGTGATCTTCTGGCTCTACTTTCTGATGCCCCTTATTCTGGGTAAACCCATTGGTGATTTCACCTCAGCCTCAATTGCATTTATTCTTTTTGAAGCATCGTATTTTGCTGAAATCATACGGGCCGGCATACAATCCATCCCAAAAGGACAGGCGGAAGCCGCCTATTCCAGCGGTTTTACCTATTGGCAGACCATGAGATATTTTATCATCCCCCAGGCTTTAAAAAATATGCTTCCATCACTTATTACCCAGGGGGTCGTTGTTTTTCAGGACACCTCCCTTGCCTATGTTATTGGACTCCGGGAATTTTTAAGGTCTGCAAACGTAGTGGACGCAAGGGAAATGAGAAGTTTTGAACTTTATCTGTTTGTGGGCCTTGTCTATTTGCTTGTCTGTTTCAGCATAAGCAGAATAGGTAAAAGAATGGAGCTTAAAAGAGGAATTGCATAA
- a CDS encoding amino acid ABC transporter permease → MLVYDFKWSILWEEPYGGWLLSGVATTVKLGIICCFLSLLMGIIIGTFRITRNRPLRIFAEAYTEFFRDIPLLVQLFFWYFAMPTLLPEQTRIWMYQEIPNFEFWIVVVGLSLYSSSRMAEQIRAGINSISPDQLNAALSSGFSHYQAYRYIILPLAVRLVIPPLTTEALTVFKNTALAMTVGVLETTFMSQQVEAYTFHGLEATTAACIIYMIITLVVVGIMGLLEKKLAIPGLIIRKGAC, encoded by the coding sequence ATGCTAGTCTATGATTTCAAATGGTCAATTTTATGGGAAGAGCCATATGGTGGCTGGTTGCTGAGCGGGGTGGCGACAACGGTCAAACTGGGCATAATCTGCTGCTTCCTGTCTTTACTGATGGGAATCATCATCGGAACCTTTAGAATTACACGCAACCGACCACTCAGAATATTTGCAGAAGCCTATACTGAATTTTTCAGGGATATCCCTCTACTGGTGCAACTTTTTTTCTGGTACTTTGCCATGCCCACACTTCTGCCTGAACAGACAAGAATCTGGATGTACCAGGAAATCCCAAATTTTGAATTCTGGATCGTAGTTGTGGGTCTTTCCCTGTATTCATCGTCCAGAATGGCCGAGCAGATCCGGGCCGGAATTAATTCAATTTCTCCAGATCAGTTAAATGCAGCCCTGAGTTCGGGTTTCAGCCATTATCAAGCCTATCGGTATATCATTTTACCCCTGGCCGTAAGACTGGTTATTCCACCACTGACAACAGAAGCATTGACTGTGTTTAAAAATACTGCCCTGGCCATGACGGTGGGCGTGCTGGAGACAACTTTTATGAGTCAGCAGGTGGAAGCCTATACCTTCCACGGCCTGGAAGCCACTACGGCAGCCTGCATAATCTATATGATTATTACTTTGGTCGTGGTCGGAATAATGGGCCTTTTGGAAAAAAAATTGGCGATTCCTGGCCTGATTATTAGAAAAGGGGCCTGCTGA
- a CDS encoding ABC transporter substrate-binding protein, whose protein sequence is MRKPLLFGTILMLFMVFTSGAFAGDTLKKISDSNKFIVGARDGAIPFGFHNAENEHVGFSIDLAKELHKALEERLGKPLEFEIKVVNPKTRIPLVANGNLNMVCGAATHTVPREDTVDFSLTFFLTGSQLLAKKSGGYMVAKDLSGKKIGAAQGSTNEKTIRNLNESGYFNPPVKLVVYQEHTQGMLALRNGAINAYCGDGSHLAGMKAKAMDPDNYVILGELLSYDPYGFILPENDSNFKDFVNEQLIRMFVDGRYMKYYEKWFGPEGEVPFPMTADFKTLLKLQSWPL, encoded by the coding sequence ATGAGAAAACCACTGTTATTCGGCACGATTCTGATGCTGTTCATGGTATTTACTTCAGGCGCTTTTGCCGGAGACACTCTAAAAAAGATTTCTGACAGCAATAAATTCATTGTAGGCGCAAGGGATGGTGCCATCCCCTTTGGCTTTCATAATGCTGAAAATGAACATGTCGGATTCAGTATAGACCTTGCAAAAGAACTTCATAAAGCACTTGAAGAACGACTTGGAAAACCCCTTGAATTTGAGATCAAGGTTGTGAATCCCAAAACCAGAATTCCACTGGTTGCCAACGGAAACCTGAATATGGTTTGTGGCGCTGCCACCCATACGGTTCCCCGTGAAGACACGGTTGATTTTTCGTTAACATTTTTCCTCACCGGCAGCCAGCTGCTTGCTAAAAAAAGTGGCGGTTATATGGTTGCAAAAGATCTTTCAGGCAAAAAGATTGGTGCGGCCCAGGGCTCAACCAATGAAAAGACCATTCGCAACCTCAATGAATCCGGTTATTTTAATCCACCCGTAAAATTGGTCGTTTACCAGGAGCATACCCAGGGAATGCTGGCCCTTAGAAATGGCGCCATCAATGCGTACTGCGGCGACGGAAGTCATCTTGCGGGCATGAAGGCAAAGGCAATGGACCCTGATAATTATGTCATTCTGGGTGAATTGCTCTCCTATGACCCCTACGGATTTATCCTTCCGGAAAATGATTCCAACTTCAAGGATTTCGTCAATGAACAGTTGATCCGAATGTTTGTTGACGGCCGATACATGAAATACTATGAAAAATGGTTCGGTCCCGAAGGCGAAGTCCCCTTCCCCATGACAGCCGACTTTAAAACATTACTCAAACTTCAGTCCTGGCCCCTCTAA
- a CDS encoding helix-turn-helix domain-containing protein, with protein MDEKIISVNIKRFRTSKRLTLQELADRTGLTKGYLSKVERSQKAPPYSTLSKIAAALEVEITTLLSQGIDSPKNVPLCLSRKAQRTLIPGTEQFPGYDYELLAEKKPGKNMEPFIIHAPFEAQRTYSHEGEEFIYVMDGQLEFYYGDDTYHLDPGDNVYFDSVIPHVGKSMGHEKSKLLVVIYFYKRNHQ; from the coding sequence ATGGACGAAAAAATCATATCCGTTAATATCAAACGATTCCGGACTTCGAAAAGGTTGACCCTCCAGGAACTGGCCGACAGAACAGGCCTGACCAAAGGGTATCTTTCCAAGGTGGAACGCTCCCAGAAAGCTCCTCCCTATTCGACCCTGAGCAAAATTGCAGCAGCCCTGGAGGTTGAAATCACCACCCTTCTGTCCCAGGGAATTGATTCTCCAAAAAATGTCCCACTCTGCCTTTCAAGAAAAGCCCAGCGCACCTTGATTCCCGGAACCGAACAATTTCCAGGATATGACTATGAGTTACTGGCAGAAAAAAAACCCGGCAAAAACATGGAACCCTTTATCATACATGCACCCTTTGAAGCACAAAGGACTTACTCCCACGAGGGGGAAGAATTCATCTATGTCATGGACGGCCAACTTGAATTTTATTACGGGGACGACACCTATCACCTGGATCCCGGAGATAATGTTTATTTTGATTCAGTGATACCCCATGTGGGCAAAAGCATGGGGCATGAGAAATCAAAACTGCTGGTGGTCATCTATTTTTACAAGCGCAATCACCAGTAA